From Nocardia sp. NBC_00416:
ACCGTCGATCGTGCGCAGCCCGGTGGTGTCGACCCCGGATCCGGTGAGCACCGCGCGCAATTGCGGTGCGAACACATCGGTGCCGATCGCGCCGAGGAACATCACCCGCCCGCCCGCCCGGCTCGCCGCGATCGCCTGGTTGGCGCCCTTCCCGCCCGGCACCATGGCGAAGCCGCGGCCCAGTACCGTTTCACCGGGCGCGGGGCGGCGCTCGGTGGTGGTCACCAGATCCATATTGATGCTGCCGAGGACGGCTATCAGGGGAGCGGTCACGGGGTAGAACATAGTGGGCGCCGGCCCGGTAAAAGCGGTTTTCCCGGTGCGTAGGCTGTACTGCATGACGGTAGAGACCACCGCTGATTTCGATATGCGCGCGGCCGTGCACGAGGCCGCCCGGCGGGCCCGGGTCGCTTCCCGGGTGCTCGCCCAGCTCACCACCGCCCAGAAGAACGAGGCCCTGCACGCCGCCGCCGACGCGCTGCTGGCCGCCGCCGACACCGTCCTGGAAGCCAACGGCGAGGATCTCGTCGCCGCGAAGTCGGCGGGAACCGAGGATTCGCTGCTGGACCGGCTACGGCTGACCAAGGACCGGATCGACGGGATCGCCTCGGGCCTGCGTCAAGTGGCCGCCCTGCCCGACCCGGTGGGTGTCGTGGAGCGCGGGTCCACACTGCCCAACGCGCTGGAGATCCGGCAGATCCGGGTGCCGCTCGGTGTGGTCGGCATGGTCTACGAGGCACGGCCGAACGTCACCGTCGATGCGTTCGGTCTGACCCTGAAATCGGGGAACGCGGCACTATTGCGCGGGTCGTCCTCGGCGGCCCGATCGAACGCGGCGCTGGTCGCGGTGATCCGCGCGGCGCTGACCGCGGTGGAGCTTCCGGCCGACGCGGTGCAACTGCTGCCGAGCTCGGACCGCTCCAGCGTGCTCCATCTGATCCAAGCCCGCGGGCTGGTGGACGTGGTGATCCCGCGCGGCGGGGCCGGTCTGATCAACGCCGTGGTGCGCGACGCCCAGGTCCCGACCATCGAGACCGGAACCGGCAACTGCCACGTCTACGTGCACTCGGGCGCCGACCTGGATATGGCCGAAGAGATCCTGATCAACGCCAAGACCCGCCGTCCCAGTGTGTGCAACGCCGCCGAAACGGTGCTGATCGACGCCGCCATCGCCGATACCGCGGTCCCGCGGCTGGCCCGGGCGCTCGCCGACAAGGGGGTCACTCTGCACGGTGATCTCGACGGAATGGTGCCGGCCACCGACAAGGACTGGGGCGAGGAGTACCTGACCCTGGATATCGCGGTGAAGGTCGTCGACGATCTCGACGCCGCGGTAGAGCACATCAACACCTGGGGTACCGGACACACCGAGGCCATCGTCACCGGCGAATTGGCCGCGGCCGACGAATTCACCCGCCGGGTCGACGCCGCGGCCGTGATGGTGAACGCGTCCACCGCGTTCACCGACGGCGAGCAGTTCGGGTTCGGCGCAGAGATCGGCATCTCCACCCAGAAGCTGCACGCTCGCGGACCGATGGGGCTGCCGGAACTCACTTCGTCCAAATGGGTGGTCCGGGGCTCGGGTCAGATCCGGGCTGTGTAATTTGCGCCGCCTGCGGCGGCGCGGGTCGGGGCCCTCGTTAACCCCGGTTCTTCACTCCGGCACTCAGTCGCTGCGCTCCTTCGCTCTGTCGCTCCAGAACCGGGGCGGGCCCCGACTGTGTTTGTTTGCCCCGCCTGCGGCGGGGCGGGTCGGGGCCCTCGTCAACCCCGGTTCTTCACTCCGGCACTCAGTCGCTGCGCTCCTTCGCTCTGTCGCTCCAGAACCGGGGCGGGCCCCGACTGTGGAAGTCGGCTATTCGGCAGGAGCGTTCGGGGTGTGGGGTCGGGGTCCTGGCGATTCCTGGTTTCGGCTGCACGTGCTCAGCGGCTGGGCGCTGTCGCTGCGGAGCGGGGCAGTCCTGGCCGTCGGGGTCGATCATCCGTAGGGCGTGAGTGGGCGGTGGGCTGGGTCTCTTGGCTCCGGGGGACGAGGCCCAGCACACCGGTGCCCGGTAGCGTGGGGTGGGAGAGTTCGACGGAAGGACGGCCCCATGGAACCCGCGAGTTCCCCCACCCCGCCGGTTCAGGAGCCGATCTTCACATCGGTCGACGATGTGCTGCGTCGCCTCGCCGACACCGGGTACCTGGCCGACAAGGCCACCGCGACGTCGGTCTTCCTGGCCGACCGCCTCGGCAAACCGCTGCTCATCGAGGGACCGGCGGGAGTCGGGAAAACCGAGCTGGCCCGCGCCGTCGCGCAGACCGCGGGCGCCGAGCTGGTGCGGTTGCAGTGCTACGAAGGCGTGGACGAGGCGCGGGCGCTCTACGAATGGAACCACGCCAAGCAGATCCTGCGGATCCAGGCGTCCAGTGAGAACGACTGGGCCGAAACCAAGGCCGATGTCTTCACCGAGGAATTCCTGCTGTCGCGTCCGCTGCTCACCGCGATCCGGCGTACCGACCCGACGGTCCTGCTCATCGACGAAACCGATAAAGCCGATGTGGAGATCGAGGGACTGCTGCTGGAAGTGCTCAGCGATTTCGCGGTGACCGTTCCGGAGCTCGGCACCATCACCGCGGCCCGCACCCCGTTCGTGGTCCTGACCTCCAACGCCACCCGCGAGCTGTCCGAGGCGCTCAAACGGCGCTGCCTCTACCTGCATCTGGACTTCCCGGACGAAGACCTGGAGCGGCGGATCCTGGCGAGCCGAGTGCCCGAGCTCCCGCAGGCGGTCGCCACCCAGCTCGTGCGGATCGTGCATGTACTGCGCGGGATGCAGTTGAAGAAGCTGCCCTCGGTCGCCGAATCGATCGACTGGGCCCGCACTCTGCTCGCGCTCGGCCACACCGATCTCGACGACGCCACCGTGCGCGACACTCTCGGCGTGGTGCTCAAACACCGCAGTGACCATCAGCGTGCGCTGGCGGAACTGAAACCGGCCTGACGTGGTGGTCACCGAGGACCAGCCGCCGGCCCCGCACGGTTTGCCGGGGCATCTGGTCGGTTTCGTGGAGGCGCTGCGCGCGCGGGGGATACCGGTGGGACCCTCCGAAACCGTCGACGCGGGGCGAGTCCTGTCGGTGCTGGACCTCATGGACCGGGAAGCGGTGCGGGAAGGGCTGGCCTGCGCCCTGCTGCGGCGCGGCACCCATCGCGGCACTTACGACGGGTTGTTCGACCTGTGGTTCCCGGTCGCGATCGGTGAACGCAGCGCCGCGGCGGATGTCGAGATCCCGTACCGGGAGGACGGCCGGGTCGACGTCCCCGAACTGCGCAGGATGCTGGCCGAAATGCTCGCCGACGAGGGTTCCGGGGCCCAGCAGGCGCTGATGGCCGCGCAGCTGGTGGAACAGCTGGGCCAGTACCAGTCGGCGCGCGGCGCGTCCTTCTCGTCGTACCAGGCGCTCAAGGAGGTGCAGCCGCAGACGCTGCTCGCACAGATCCTGGCGGCGATGGCCACCCCGGGTATGAGCGATTTCGACACCGAGATCGCGCGCCGCGCCGGCCGGGCCCGGATCGAGAAGTTCCGTCGCACCGTGGAGGCCGAGACCCGGCGGCGGGTGGCCGAACGGATCGGACGCGAGCGGGTCGCCTCTTACGGGGTGGCCCGGCAGGCCGAGGAAGTGGATTTCCTGCGCGCTTCGCAGGCCGAACTGGCCGAGTTGAAGCGCAGCACGCAGCGACTGGCGCGGATTCTGGCGTCGCGGCTGGCGGTGCGCCGGCGGCACGCCAAACGCGGCGAGATAGATCTGCGCAAAACTCTGCGCAAATCCATGTCCACCGGCGGCGTCCCGATCGGCCTGGTCAACCGCAAACCCCGGCCCGGCCGCCCGGAGCTGGTCCTGCTGTGCGATGTCTCGGGGTCGGTCGCGGGATTCAGTAATTTCACGCTTCTGCTGGTCAGCGCGCTGCGGGAGCAGTTCTCGAAGGTCCGGATCTTCGCGTTCGTGGACCACACCGACGAGGTCACCAGGTTCTTCGATCCGCACACGCCGCTGGACGAGGCCATGCAGCGGATCTTCGCCGAGGCCGATATCGTCGGCTTCAACGGCCACTCCGACTACGGCAGCGCGCTGACGAGTTTCGCCGACGAGTTCCCCGACGCGGTCACCAGCCGCAGTTCACTGCTCATCCTGGGTGACGCGCGCACGAACTATCGCGACCCCGAGCTCGCCACCCTGGGCGGACTGGTCGAGGTCGCCAAGCACGCGCACTGGCTCAATCCCGAACCGCGCTCGAACTGGGGGTCCGGCGACTCCGCCGCCGACCGGTATCAGCGGGTCATCGAGATGCACGAATGCCGGTCCGCCGCCCAGCTCACCGCCGTGGTCTCCCGGTTGCTGCCGGTCTGATGCGCTACCTCGGCCGCCGCGGTCCACAGGCAAACCCCGCAGACGAAGGCTGATCGGCCGGAAGGGACCGGTGGCCGACCCGTTAAGCTCGACACTCATGCGCGGAACAGGCCAGGGCGGACTCAAGCTGGGGGTGATGGGCGGGACCTTCGATCCCATCCACCACGGTCACCTGGTCGCGGCCAGTGAGGTCGCGCATCGGTTCGACCTCGACGAAGTTATCTTCGTACCCACCGGCCAGCCGTGGCAGAAGTCGGACCGGGAAGTCAGCCCCGCCGAGGACCGGTATCTGATGACGGTGATCGCCACCGCGTCCAATCCGCGGTTCTCGGTCAGCCGGGCCGATGTCGAGCGCAGCAAGGTCACCTACACCGTGGACACCTTGCGCGATCTGCACGCCCAGTACCCCGGCGCCGAGCTGTACTTCATCACCGGGGCGGATGCGCTGGGCAGCATCCTCACCTGGCAGGATTGGGCCGAACTGTTCGAGCTCGCGAAATTCGTGGGCGTCAGCCGGCCGGGGTACGAGTTGAACATCGACCATCTCGCCGAGCATCTGCGGGGTATGCCCGAGGGCGCCGTCACGATGATAGAGATCCCCGCGCTGGCGATCTCGTCGAGCGAATGCCGCCGCCGCGCGGCCGAGGGGCGGCCGGTCTGGTACCTCGTACCGGACGGGGTCGTGCAATACATATCGAAGCGGCACCTGTATGTGCCGGCCGGAGCGGAAGGTAGTGGAAGTGTGAACGAGGTGCTGGCATGAGCGCGAGTCACCCGGAGACGGCGGCCTGCGTGACCGCCGACGGCGGAGCCCGGTCGTCCGCAGGGGGTGCGGCGTGACCGCATCGGCCGAGGCGGTGCAGCTCGCGACCCTCGCGGCCCTGGCCGCGGACGAGAAACTGGCCGCCGATGTGGTCGTGCTGGACGTCTCCGAACAATTGATCATCACCGACTGCTTCGTGATCGGTTCGGCGCCGAACGAGCGCCAGGTGAACGCCATCGTCGATAATGTCGAAGAGAAACTGCGCGCGGCCGGCCACAAACCGGTACGCCGGGAAGGGACCCGCGAGGGCCGCTGGGCACTCTTGGACTATGTCGACGTGGTGGTGCACATCCAGCACAACGACGAACGTAATTTCTATGCGCTGGAACGGTTGTGGAAAGACTGCCCCACCGTTGCGGTCGAGGGGATCGGCGCGGCACCGCCCGCCGGAGAAGAAAGACCTGGAGATACCGAGTGACACAGAAAACCGGTGCGCGCACCCTGATCCTGTTGCGCCACGGGCAGACCGAATGGAACGCCAACGACCGGATGCAGGGGCAGATCGACACCGATCTCACCGATCTGGGCCGTCGGCAGGCGAAAGAGGCGGCACGGGAACTGGTTTCCCACAAAGCCGTCGGTCTCGTCGCCTCCGACCTCACACGCGCGTACGACACCGCGCTGGCCCTGTCCGAGCATTCCGGCCTCGAGATCGTCCGCGAGCCGCGGCTGCGGGAAACCCATCTCGGCGACTGGCAGGGAATGGGTGATGTGGAAGTCGATTCCCGCTATCCCGGCGCCCGGCTGGAATGGCGGATGGACGCGACGTTCACCCCGCCCGGCGGCGAATCCAAACTGGAGGTCGGCGCCCGGGCACTACCCGTCGTACAGGAACTCTTCGCCGAGCGGCAGGATTGGCCCGGCGCCACTATGATTCTCGTGGCGCACGGCGGGCTGATCGCCGCGCTCACGGCCGCGCTGCTCGACCTGCCGCCCCGGAACTGGCCGGCCCTCGGGGGCCTGGCCAACGCCAGTTGGGTGCAGCTGAGCAGCCACGGCCCGAGCCTCGAGAAGCCCGGCTGGCGTCTCGATGTGTGGAACGCAGCGGCGAAAGTAGCACCCGATGTCATCTGAAGATCTGAACCGGCAGATTCCCGACGAACTGTTCCAGCGGGTTTCCGCGAAACCGGAACGCGCTCTGCCCGACGCGCTGTTCGGCCCGGTCGAACAGGACCCGGGCCCCGCGGACGCCGACGACACCGAACCCGCCGACGAAGGCGATGTTCGGAAGGCAGTCTGATCACCAGGAGGATTCCGTAGTGACATCCACGTCGGAGGGCGCGAGCGCGCCGGATTCCGGGGTCGAGCCGCAGCCGTCCGGCCCGGAGCAGGGTTCGGCAGCGGAGTCCGGTCCCGCGGCGCGGCCGGGTCCGGTCGTGGAAGTCACCGGGACAGCGGAGGCGCCGGTGCGGGCTGTCGCGGGCGCGGCCCCCTCGGCGGATTCCGAGGATGCGCGGCCGGTACTGCTGGTGATCGCCGATTCGCTGTCGTATTTCGGCCCCAAGGGTGGCCTCCCGGCCGATCATCCGCGGATCTGGCCGAATCTGGTGGCGGCCGAACTCGGTTGGGATGTCGAGCTCGTCGGTCGTATCGGCTGGACCTGCCGCGACGCCTACTGGGCGTTGATCGGCGACCCGCGCGTCTGGGCGGCGGTGCCGCGTGCGGGCGCGGTGGTCTTCGCGGTGGGTGGAATGGACTCGCTGCCCTCGCCGCTGCCCACCGCGCTCCGGGAGCTCATCCGCTACGTCCGGCCCTCGGGTCTGCGGCGCGTAGTGCGTTCGGTGTACCAGTGGATCCAGCCCCGGGCCGCGAAACTCGGCCGTCCCGTCGCGCTGCCACCCGAGGTGAGCGTCGATTACCTGGAACAGTGCCGGACGGCGCTGGCGCACTTGCGGCCCGAACTGCCCGTGGTGGCGGTACTGCCGTCGGTGCACGATTGCGCGGCCTACGGCCGGGTGCACAGCGGCCGCGAGCCGGCGGTCCGGGCACTCGAGGCGTGGTCGGCGCGGACCGGTGTGCCGCTGGTGGATCTGAAGGCGGCCGTCCACGACAACATCTTCTCCGGCGACGCCAACCCGGACGGGATCCACTGGGGCTGGGACGGGCACACCGAGGTCGCCAGGGCAATGATGAAAACACTGCAAGAGGTCGGGTGAGGTGTGGCGGTCGTAGTCGTCACCGATTCGTCCGCCAGCCTGCCCGCGGGACTGATCGGCGAGCTGGGTATCCAGGTGGTGCCCCTGCACGTCCTGGTGGGTGATCGGGCGATTCGGGAAGGCGTCGACGACGTCGCCATCGATTACGCCTCGGATTCGGTGACCACATCCGGGCCGTCGCCGGGGGAACTCCACCGCGCCTACACCGATGCCCTGGCCCGCAGCGGCGGCGACGGCGTGGTGGCGGTCCATCTGTCCCGGCAGCTGTCGGCGACCTGGGAGTCCGGTCGGCAGGCTGTTCAGGAGATGGACGCCGGTGTGCCGGTGCGGCTGGTGGATTCGCTCGGGGCGGGTCTGGCGACCGGGTTCCCCGCGCTGGCCGCGGCACGGTGCGCGGCCGCCGGTGGTGCGCTGGAGGCGGTGTACCGCGCGGCTGTTCGCGCCGCGGAGAGTTCGCGCACCTTCTTCATGGTGAACCGCACCGAACAGTTGCGGCGCGGCGGTCGGCTCAGCACCGCGGCCGGATTCTTCGGCAGCGAACTGGTGAGCAAGCCGGTTCTGCAGCTGGTGCAGGGGCGGCTGGAGTTGCGGGACAAGGTGCGCACCCGTTCGAAGGCGTTCGCGAAGCTGATCGCGGCGGCCGAGGAAGCCGCGGGTGCCGGAGCGGCCGCGGTGGGCGTGCAGCATCTGGGCGCGGCCGAAGCCGCCGAGACGGTGACAGCTCAGCTGCGGGAGCGTATTCCGCAGATCGCGGAGGTTCTCACGGCCGAGTTCGGGCCCGCCCTCGCCGTACATCTCGGCGTCGGCGCGATCGGCGTGCTGGTGCTTCCCGGTGGGTGCGGCTGACCGGTCACCTCGGACGTGCGCGGTGGTTGTGCACAGGTCCGTGTTGTACACAGCTTTATCGAATCGCCTGATCGGCAGGATCTTCCGATCCTGTCCCGGGCCTAATGTCGCGAGCATGGCACGAGACGACGAGCGGGAACGGGTACGCAGGCAACTGGGCGGGCATCTCGGCGCCCCTCCGCGCAGCGATCCGGCGAGCGGGGCGCGGCCCTGGCCGGACGCCGCGCTCACCGACGGTGACGATGCCGTGCGCACGCCCCGATGGCTCGATGACGAGCCCGAACCGCCGGGTTGGCGAGACCGATTGATACCGGGCCGGTTCCGGGGCGCGCGCCTGGACGCCGGTCGGCGCGGCGTAGTGACCATGGCGGGTATCGCGCTACTCGCCGGACTGGTGACCGCGGTGCTGGTGCTGTGGGAACATCCTGTTGCGCAATCGGTCCCGCCGCTGCCCGCCGCGAATCCGGCGGCGCTGTCAGTGGATTCCCCACTGCCGGAAACCCCATCGACGACACCCGATTCGCCCCCGCCCCCGGCATCGCCCCCCGCATCGGCATCGGCCGAACTGGTGGTGAGCGTGGTGGGCCTGGTACACCGGGCCGGCCTCGTCCGTCTTCCGCCCGGGGCCCGGGTCGCCGACGCGATCGCGGCCGCAGGCGGTGCGTTCGACGGCGCCGATCTGGCGGGGCTCAACCTTGCCCAGCGGCTCGTCGACGGCGACCAGGTACGAGTCGGTGCGGGCGAACCCGGGTCACCGCCGGTCGGTAGCGCGACGGTCAGCGGCGGCGCGCGCGGACCGGCGTCTGCCGCGGAGCCGAACAGTGCGACACCCGCGGCCGGCATCCCGGTGGACCTGAACGCCGCCACCGAAGCCGATCTCGACGCATTGCCCGGGGTCGGGCCGGTCACCGCGAAAGCCATCGTCGCCTGGCGCGAAACGAACGGCCGGTTCACCGATGTGGAACAGCTCGCCGAAGTAGACGGTATCGGCCCCACCCGGTTGGCCCGGCTTCGCGCGCTGGTGACGGTGTGATCGGGCCGCGCCGCCACGACCAGCGCAGCCGGTTCCCCTGGTGGTCGGTGCATACGGCGGCCCAGCAGGTTCGCCGGTGACCGGTTCAGCGGACACGGGGTCTCGTCGACGGGCCGGTGGAAGGGAACCGGCGAACAGTTCACAGCCGGTGCTGGACGCCCGCTTGCTCCCGGCGGCCCTCACCTGCTGGTCGGTGACGATCCTGGCGGTGGGCGCGGGCTGGGTCGCCGGGGTCGTCGTCGCGCTCGCACTGGTGGTGATCGCGTTCGCGGCCTGGGTACTGCTGTGGACCGGAATCGCGCATCGCAGCGAGCGGGGCCGGGTCGTCGCCGTGGCGGTGCTGGGGACCGCGGTGATCGGATCGGGGTTCGCGGTGGCCGGCGCCTGGCGGGAACACCAGGTGAGCGTTCATCCGCTCCGCGCGGTGCCCGCCGCCGCGACGGTGTCGGTGGTGATGGAGCCGGTGGACGATCCGAAACCTGTGCGCAGCAGCGGTTCCGGTGCGGGCCGGCTCTGGGTGCTGCGCGGTGAGCTACGCGAATTCCGATACCGTGACCGGTCGGTGCGCGCAGGAGGCGCGGTCGTCGTCCTGGCCGCGGGGCCGCGCTGGGGTGCACTGCTGCCCGGCCGGCCGATCGCGTTCCGGGCCCGGCCCGCGCCACCGCGGCAGCACGATCTGACGGTGGTCACCCTGCTGCCGGTAGGGGGCCCGACGAGCGTGGGGCCGCTGCCGTGGTGGCAGTCCGCCGCGGATTCGGTGCGTTCCGACCTGTCCGAGGCGTCCGGCGCGGCACTGGCCCCCGATCCAGCGGGACTGCTGCCCGCACTGGTCGTCGGCGACACCTCGGCGCTCTCCGACCGGCTGCACCGGGATTTCGTCGCCGCCGGACTCCAGCATTTGACGGTCGTCAGCGGAGCGAATTTCACCGTCGTGCTCACCGCTGTTCTGTCGGCCACCCGGCTGCTCACCCTCGGCCCCCGGTCGTCCCTGCTCTGCGCCGCGGTCGCGCTGGTGTCGTTCGTGATCATCGCCCGGCCCGATCCGAGCGTGCTGCGTGCCGCCGCCATGGGATCGGTGACGCTGCTCGCCCTGCTCACCGGTCGTCGCAAACAAGCGCTACCCGCGCTGTGTGCCGCCGTCATCGGATTGCTGGCGATCCGGCCGGCGCTGGCGGTGCAGGCGGGATTCGCCCTATCGGTGCTGGCCACCGGTGCGCTGCTGCTCCTGGCCCCGAGCTGGGCCGACTATCTGCGCGACCGCGGCTGGTGGCGGCTGCCGGCCGAACTCGTCGCGGTGGCCGCGGCGGCATTCGTGGTCACCGCCCCGATCACCGTCGCCCTGTCCGGGCGGCTCAGCGGGGTCGCTGTCGTCGCGAACATCCTTGTGGCCCCGGTCATCGCCCCGATCACGATCCTCGGAGCCGTGGCCGCGGTGGCCGCGCCCTGCTGGCCCCCGCTCGCCGAAATGATCCTGCACCTCGCCGCCCCTCCGCTGTGGTGGCTGCTCCGGGTCGCCACCGAAGCCGCCGCGGTGCCCGGCTCGGTGATCACCGTCCCCGGTGGCTCATCCGGCGGGCTGGTCGCCGCCGTGATCGTCGCCGCCGGTGTCTGGGCGCTGCGGTGGTCAGGTGTCCGACGGATCGTTTTCGCGGCCGCCCTAGGTGTCCTGATCGTCCAATTCCCGCTCGCTGTCTGGCTTTCCGGCTGATATTGGGTCCGGTCGGCTGCTCATATCGGCCGGTGCGGAGCTCGGTGAAGGGCCGGCGATCATCGCGAGTCCGAATTGTGGGCACTGCGCCGTCCGGTGCGGAGGCGGCGGGAGCTTCGGCGGTCGGTGCGCCGGTCATCCGTTCCGGGGAGCATACGGGCGGCTTTCCATGATTTCGGAAGGCAGGGACGACGGCTACGAGCTCGCTGGGTCGGCCGTCGCTCTGGCGAGAGCAGTGCATCGTGTCGAGTTGCGGCCCGTGCGGATGTGTTCGATCATTGCGCGACGCGGCGCATGATCCAGGCGGCCGGTGAGCTGTTGGGAGTGAGGCCGTGGGCGTCCACTGCGTCGAGGAGACTCTCACCCAGTTGGTGCCCGGCGCGAAGGCGGACGTCCGGGCCTTCTACCAGGATGTCACCCAACTGGGGCAGGTGCATCCGCTCATCGTCCGGGTCGACCGGCTGGCGGATACCGTTGACGACGGTCGGTGCCTCAGCAACTACCGGGTGACCGATCGGATGCCGTTCGGGCCGTTCTCGTACCGGATCACCTACCGGGTGCAGAGCCGGACGGCCGACGACGGAAGCCTCATCGTCGACGCCTACCAGTTCCCCCGGGTACACGTGCACAGCGAAATTCAGTTCGCCGAGAACGACTCGGGCACCGTGGTCACCGAACGATTGCGGCTGAGCGCGCCGCGGGGGCTGCTGGGGACCGTCCAGCGTCACGGCGTCGCCGCCCACGTCACCATGCTCGACAATCTCCGCCTTCTGTTCGACACCGCGGCCGCCGGCGAGGGCCGGTGAAAGTCTCGGCCGTCGCCCGGAACTCGTCGTCGCACGACAGTGCGCCGTCGCCCGGCCGCTGCCGAATCCATCTCTCAGATCTGTCCACCCCGGCCCGTGTCCGGCATCCGGCCGACGTACCGGGTGTTGTGCCGTGCCACTCTTGTCGGAGGAATCGATGACCCTGCCGTTATCCGGAAAAGTCGCCGTGGTGACAGGCGCGAGCCGAGGTGTGGGCAAAGGCGTCGCGCTCGAACTCGGGGCCGCGGGCGCGACGGTGTACCTCACCGGACGGACCGTCGCCCCGGGGCCGCTTCCCGGCACGATCACGGCCACGGCGGCCGAGGTCACCGAGCTCGGCGGTACCGGCATCGCGGTGCCCTGTGATCATCACGACGACGACCAGGTTGCGGCACTGTTCGCACGGGTCGAGGCGGAACAAGGGCATCTCGACATCCTGGTGAACAACGTCTTCTCGGCGCCGGATCTCGCCCCCTGGTTACACCGCCCGTTCTGGGAGCTGCCGCTGCGGGCGTGGGATCAGGTGCTCGGAATCGGGCTCCGATCCCACTACGTCGCTTGCGTATCCGCCGCTCCACTGCTTTTCCAGGCGTCGCGTCCGGGGGTGGTCGTCAATATCTCCTCGTCGGGTGCGGTCTCGTACGGACACAATGTGGTGTACGGCGTCGGGAAGGCGGGGCTGGACAAGATGACGGCTGATATGGCCGTCGAGCTGCGGCCGCACGGGGTCGCGGTGGTGTCGGTGTGGCCGGGATTGGTGCATACCGAGCTATTGGCCACCGGTACCCGGACCACCGACGACGGCCGAACAGTCGTCGACCTGCCCGGCGAGGGAACCTTCGATATCACGCATGCCGAATCGCCGCGCTTCGTCGGCCGGGGTGTGGTCGCGCTGATTTGTGACCCCGAGATCTTCGAACGCTCGGGTGGAGCCGAGTCCACCGCCGAGCTCGCGGCGCGGTACGGCTTCACCGATGTGGACGGCACCGGGCCCGGGGCGACGCTTCGGTCCGGTGCCGCACCACACCCAGCGGATCAATGACGAACTCTGGTCGTCGAACAGCGGGGATCCCACGTAACCGGCGATCCGATAACGGGTTCCGGCAAACTCGGGCCGACCTGATCGAGCGATGCCACGACCCGGCACACACGATCTACCAGGACCGCAAGGGCGAGATGACCCGCGCCCACTACGAAGGCGTGGCGGACCAGCCCTCGGCGTTGGGGCCGGTGCTCACCTGCACCGCCGGGTGGACACCGACTACGAGAACCGTGCTCTCGCGGCGCAGCGAAGCGACGGCTACCCGGGTGCTGGACGCCGATGTGGAGCGCTTGTCGGCGTTCGTGCGCGCCCACATCGGCCTCGACGGGCACGACTGCTTCCACCTGCCCGACTTCGGCGGGTCGACGGACCGCTGCGACCCGGACACCACCGCCGACGAATAGCACGCGCGAACCGCTCAGGGGTGTCCGGTGATCTCGGAGACAGGCTGCGGCTGGGCCTGCCAGCATGGAACTGTCGCGGAAATCCTCAGCGACTCGCCCGCAGGATGCGGACCGGGCGCAGTGCCCGGGGTGGTTCGCCCTCGAATTCCGCGGATCCATCGAGGTACCCAGCGATGAGGTTCGCAGCGGAGAGGTCTTCGACGTCGGTGAAGCCGAGCGCGCGCAACTGTGCGGCGATGTCGTCAGGAGTGAAGTAGCTGAACCAGGGTTCACCGACAGCCGCCGCTCGATCTGCGCGCGCCTGCAGTTGCGCACGATCCTCGTCGGTGTCCGCCGACTGCAGGTAGTCGAAGATCACCTCGACCGGCCCGGATCGACGAGCAATGTATTCGAGGGTGGCGCGGGTGGCGTCCGGGGTCAAATAGAAGACGACACCGAGCCACACGAATACGGCCGGATCGGTCGGGCTGAGTCCGGCGGCCTCCAATCGAGTTGCCAGTGTGTCGGTTTCGAAGTCGACCGGCACGAAAGTCAATCGCTCGGGCAGAGCGATACCGGATGCGGCGAGGCGTTGATGTTTCCACGCTTGGGTAGCGGGATGGTCGACCTCGAATA
This genomic window contains:
- a CDS encoding glutamate-5-semialdehyde dehydrogenase; translation: MTVETTADFDMRAAVHEAARRARVASRVLAQLTTAQKNEALHAAADALLAAADTVLEANGEDLVAAKSAGTEDSLLDRLRLTKDRIDGIASGLRQVAALPDPVGVVERGSTLPNALEIRQIRVPLGVVGMVYEARPNVTVDAFGLTLKSGNAALLRGSSSAARSNAALVAVIRAALTAVELPADAVQLLPSSDRSSVLHLIQARGLVDVVIPRGGAGLINAVVRDAQVPTIETGTGNCHVYVHSGADLDMAEEILINAKTRRPSVCNAAETVLIDAAIADTAVPRLARALADKGVTLHGDLDGMVPATDKDWGEEYLTLDIAVKVVDDLDAAVEHINTWGTGHTEAIVTGELAAADEFTRRVDAAAVMVNASTAFTDGEQFGFGAEIGISTQKLHARGPMGLPELTSSKWVVRGSGQIRAV
- a CDS encoding AAA family ATPase — encoded protein: MEPASSPTPPVQEPIFTSVDDVLRRLADTGYLADKATATSVFLADRLGKPLLIEGPAGVGKTELARAVAQTAGAELVRLQCYEGVDEARALYEWNHAKQILRIQASSENDWAETKADVFTEEFLLSRPLLTAIRRTDPTVLLIDETDKADVEIEGLLLEVLSDFAVTVPELGTITAARTPFVVLTSNATRELSEALKRRCLYLHLDFPDEDLERRILASRVPELPQAVATQLVRIVHVLRGMQLKKLPSVAESIDWARTLLALGHTDLDDATVRDTLGVVLKHRSDHQRALAELKPA
- a CDS encoding vWA domain-containing protein, producing the protein MVTEDQPPAPHGLPGHLVGFVEALRARGIPVGPSETVDAGRVLSVLDLMDREAVREGLACALLRRGTHRGTYDGLFDLWFPVAIGERSAAADVEIPYREDGRVDVPELRRMLAEMLADEGSGAQQALMAAQLVEQLGQYQSARGASFSSYQALKEVQPQTLLAQILAAMATPGMSDFDTEIARRAGRARIEKFRRTVEAETRRRVAERIGRERVASYGVARQAEEVDFLRASQAELAELKRSTQRLARILASRLAVRRRHAKRGEIDLRKTLRKSMSTGGVPIGLVNRKPRPGRPELVLLCDVSGSVAGFSNFTLLLVSALREQFSKVRIFAFVDHTDEVTRFFDPHTPLDEAMQRIFAEADIVGFNGHSDYGSALTSFADEFPDAVTSRSSLLILGDARTNYRDPELATLGGLVEVAKHAHWLNPEPRSNWGSGDSAADRYQRVIEMHECRSAAQLTAVVSRLLPV
- the nadD gene encoding nicotinate-nucleotide adenylyltransferase — its product is MRGTGQGGLKLGVMGGTFDPIHHGHLVAASEVAHRFDLDEVIFVPTGQPWQKSDREVSPAEDRYLMTVIATASNPRFSVSRADVERSKVTYTVDTLRDLHAQYPGAELYFITGADALGSILTWQDWAELFELAKFVGVSRPGYELNIDHLAEHLRGMPEGAVTMIEIPALAISSSECRRRAAEGRPVWYLVPDGVVQYISKRHLYVPAGAEGSGSVNEVLA
- the rsfS gene encoding ribosome silencing factor; this translates as MTASAEAVQLATLAALAADEKLAADVVVLDVSEQLIITDCFVIGSAPNERQVNAIVDNVEEKLRAAGHKPVRREGTREGRWALLDYVDVVVHIQHNDERNFYALERLWKDCPTVAVEGIGAAPPAGEERPGDTE
- a CDS encoding histidine phosphatase family protein, coding for MTQKTGARTLILLRHGQTEWNANDRMQGQIDTDLTDLGRRQAKEAARELVSHKAVGLVASDLTRAYDTALALSEHSGLEIVREPRLRETHLGDWQGMGDVEVDSRYPGARLEWRMDATFTPPGGESKLEVGARALPVVQELFAERQDWPGATMILVAHGGLIAALTAALLDLPPRNWPALGGLANASWVQLSSHGPSLEKPGWRLDVWNAAAKVAPDVI